The nucleotide sequence CTGTGGCGTTACTGCTCTATGTGAATCAGCGTCATTAAACAACCACAACTGGAATCCTACCGGTCTGTCATCTGTGCCCTTACAAGCACCTAGGAGAGAAGTAACCCTTAAGAATATACAGTCCACCAAGTCCTCAACTACATCATATATACGATTTAAGTATGttgtatgttagtatgggtattcaaaAACAGCTCAGGTTTCTGTTTTCCATTCGCTCCATTCCGGCCATTAtcgagccatcctcccctcagcagcctcctgtggtgaaTACATATAGTATGCCTATACTAGTGTGATAAGAACATGAATCATTTCCATTTTTACATGTGGAAACATGACACAGGAAATAAACAATATTTTACCAAGTCTGCACAACTTCCCAAGTGCATGGAACCCCACGGTGGATGTTatatggtacggcaactgctcggcctccgactgcaaggcactacagagggtagtgcgtacggcccagtacatcaccggggccaagcttcctgccatccaggacctctataccagccggtgccagaggaaggccctaaaaattgtcaaagactccagccaccctagtcatagactgttctctctgctatcgcacggcaagcggtaccagagcgccaagtctaggtccaagaggcttctaaacagcatctacccccaagccataagacccctgaacatctaatcaaatcactaacgagactatttgcattgcccccctcccccACTACTGCTACTcgtatctatgcatagtccctaactctacatgtacatataacccctatactccctgtatatagctatttAATGTTATGTGTTTTCCcctttaggtattttcttaactgcattgttagttaagggcttgtaagtaagcatttcactgtaaggtctgcacaggtgacaaataaaatttgatgtcTGGGCTGCATACTGAAACTGGTTAATTCCTTTAGCCTTGAAAGTGAGAGTAGCGCTATTGCTGTTTTCACTGAAAACTCATATTTCCTTTGCCCTAATCCTTCATGACAATAATGTAATCTTATTACTGGTCTGTTCAATTCACTGCTaccaataaaataaaaagcacACAGATGAGAATGAATGagaacatttattgaaaatgttaGAGCagtcaaaataaaaaaaaataaagtcaaCAACGCCACTACGTAGCAACACCCCTTTATCCCTGGCAGAGCATGGAAAATATAGTGACAACCAGGTTACAAATATCTTTAATATTAGTCATCCAGATCCTGTGCCAAGCTTGGATGTGTGTAAACACCATTCTTTTTTGATTGAATGGTCTCCCCAAGGCTGTCACATAACATCTACCCTCCCCTACATTCTATTAACCCCTGCCCTTCTCTCGCCATACATGAACCATCTCCTCTCTATGCCTTCTCTGACTGGTACTGTTGGTGCAACATTAGGACATCTGACTGGGACACTCTGGTCCAGCCCTCACTGTGGACGTGGTAGAGGTTGACCTGTCCTCCACTGTAGGCGTCACGGTATGTGGCCTGATAGATGGCCCTGCGACCCAGATCACAGGCCTCCTCCACTGTCAGGTCCTTCTGCTTCAGACCGCTGTCCACAATGCCATACGCGTACATGGAGCCAGAGCCCACCGCAAACAGGTCCCCACACACACGGTTACCCTCAGAGTCCACGTAGTAGAGACCTGGAAGGGGGAGAAAGTGAAATGTTAATATTAGCGAACGTTAGCCATGTGCAGTAAATCACCTGTTGGTGTCGACGAATGGAGGAGATTGAACATGTAGAATCGTtgggaaataaaaataaatgacggCTGCTGTACTGTGGTCTGAGGTGATAGGACGGTGTGTTCCTCTTTTCGATTTTTGTCTTTAGTGCACCTTAATAGGAGCTTTCCCTCCCTAAGGGGAAGGATGTGCCATACATTTATAAAATCATGGGAGATATGACATTTACGCTACATcaacatgtaaactcagcaaaaaaagaaacatccctttttcaggatcctgtctttcaaagataatttgtaaaaaaaaaataattaaaagcttcacagatcttcattgtaaagggtctaAACACTgtctcccatgcttgttcaataaaccataaacaattaatgaacatgcacctgtggaacggtcgttaagacactaacagcttacagacggtaggcaattaaggtcacagttatgaaaacttaggacactaaagaggcctttctactgactctgaaaaacaccaaaagaaagatgcccagggtccttgctcatctgcgtgaacgtaccttaggcatgctgcaaggaggcatgaggactgcagatgtggccagggcaataaattgcaatgtccgtactgtgagacgcctaagacagcgctacagggagatagatggacagctgatcgtcctcgcagtggcagaccacgtgtaacaacatctgcacaggatcagtacatccgaacatcacacctgcgggacaggtacaggatggcaacaacaattgcccgagttacaccaggaacgcacaatccctccataagtgctcagactgtccgcaataggctgagagaggctggactgagggcttgtaggcctgttgtaaggcaggtcttcaccagacaccaccggcaacaacgtcacctatgggcacaaaaccaccgtcgctggaccagacaggactggcaaaaagtgctcttcactgacgagtcgtggttttgtctcaccaggggtgatggttggattcgcgtttattgtcgaaggaatgagcgttacaatgaggcctgtactctggagcgggattgatttggaggtggagggtccgtcatggtcttgggcggtgtgtcacagcttcattggactgagcttgttgtcattgcaggcaatctcaatgctgtgcattacagggaagacatcctcctccctcatgtggtacccttcctgcaggctcatcctgacatgaccctccagcatgacaatgccaccagccatactgctcattctgtgcgtgattgcctgcaagacaggaatgtcagtgttctgccatggccagtgaagagcccggatctcaatcccattgaggacgtctgggacctgttggatcggagggtgagggctagggccattcccccccagaaaggTCTGGGAACtttcaggtgccttggtggatgagtggggtaacatctcacagcaagaactggcaaatctggtgcagtccatgaggaggagatgcactgcagtactttatgcagctggtggccacaccacatactgactgttacttttgattttgatcccccctttgttcagggacatattattcaatttctgttagtcacatgtctgtggaacttgttcagtttgtgtctcagttgttgaatcttatgtccatacaaatatttacacatgttaagtttgctgaaaataaagacagttgacagtgagaggacgtttctttttttgttgagtttgtgGCTCACGTGTGTAATTCAAAATTCAGATCCCTAGTTGTCCAATCTTGCAGTCTAAGACCGCAAGATCTGATAGAGATTAGGGTCTAGATTTCATCCAGACCACGGAATATCCGCATTAtagtgattgaaatttaaagatGTTTGCCGTAAAAAATGCACGTCAGCTCAATCGGAAAATCCCTTTACATTTCAATCGCGCTATAACATGGATCTTCCATCCTGATTGAACCTAGTTTTAGATTTATCAGGGCTGATCTTATGTGTGATAGAATGGGTTAGCTAATATATATTGTCCCTATCCAGCTTAGACTATGACGTCAGTTGGTGCACGTGTAACAGAGACAAGATCGTACTGTAAGCTCACTCCACAGCTTCAAATGTCTCCACTCATGTTGCCGAATGGCTTACTTTTTGGTGGAGCAACTGGCTAGCAAGTTGTCAAGTGGGCGGTCCTGTGTGTTTGCGAAGCAGAGGATCACTTGTTTGAGCCCAGTAAGAGGACATCGACAGTGAGGGATGCTATACTGCTATTAAGCTAGAACAGTGACGCACACAGTTCATATCATATCCATACCTGGTCCAGTCTTGTCCCAGCCACACACCATGGTTCCCATGCTAAGGCCCATGCCTTTGTACTGGTACACCATGTTGGCCAGCAGTTTTGAGGCAGCTGCCACTGAGATGCGTTCCTTGTTGCGGAGCTCATAGACACGGCACTGGCGGGCCAGCAAGCGCTCCCAGAAACTGCAGTCAGCTGCACCTCCAGCCATGGTGCCCAGCAGGTAGGGGTTGATCTCTATTACCTTCTTCACTGTCTGGGAGGCGATGTAGGAGCCGGCTGTGGCTCTGGAGTCCACAGCCACAATGACACCATGCTGAAACTAGGGAGAATGGATATGAGGCAGAAGACAATGGTTAGCCTTGATTATTTCAGATGTAATTGTTTAAACAAGTAGCCTATCGAGATAGCTAAAATGGCCATGGAGGAGCCATTTTAGTCTGCCTATGTTCTCATTCAATATGTTGTTTGTGTTGTCTGTCTAAGGATGTTACTAGGAGCCCTTTCACATGGGGTTATAGGTCACTTGTAGGTACACAGGTGACCTGGAAGTGTTAGCTGTCACAGGTGAGAATTGCTTATGGGCTGCACCTCACGTTGGTTCAGTAAGTTAATGTTTTTGCATTGGAACGCTGTAGTTAGTTATTTCATATTCAGTAATACATGGCCCAACTAAAGATCTAACTAACGTTAGTTAGGTATAGAAAGCAAAATGTACGTGGATGCGTGATTAACTTCTCTTAAACTGTGACAATGGCGTTTCATAACGTTAGCGTTACAGTTAATTCCTTGATgatacaagctagctagctatcgtgCAAACTGTTGGCGAACTATTCTTAACTAACTAAAGTTAGCTATGTCGATAGCCACCGTTCGCTAGCAAGCATATTAGCTAGCTACCATGAAAATTAGCTAGCATACTTACTTTGAAGGCTAAAGTGGTTGTGCCATGAAGGAATTCAATCTTTCTATCTGGTCCATCTCCGTTAGAGCACGAGGTTCTCAGAGCGAAAGAGAGGCTATCTCCTCCAACAGACTCCAAACCCAACTCTGTTTCATACAAACCACTGGCGAAGCCACGACGCTGGCGACCATAGTTGGAAAAATCTACTGACTCACTCTGCAACACACTAGCAAGAGCCATCTTTGAACTACGGATGATGATGACGATAGGGTATCCGACTTCCGTACGTTCAAATCAACTGGGAATTCGGAAAAATCGAGCTCCGACTGGAAAAAAACGAtttggggaaaaaacgatttgaacggtcatccaactctgaATTTCAACTCGGGAACTTAGACCTCTTTCTGGAGCTCCGACTTTTCGACCGGAACGGATCACcgatgtcatgatttgacctcgtatttttccgagttcccagttgttttaaatgcggcattttattttattttttcattttatttaaccattatttaactagacaagtcagttaagaacaaattcttatttacaatgacggcctaccaaaaggcaaaaggcctgcaggatacaaaataaaaaataaatacaatataaatataggacaaaacacacatcacaacaagagagacaacacaacaccatatagagacctaagacaacaacatagcaatcaaaagctttggccaagtcaataaaaatagcaggacaatattgcttagaatcaagggcaatggtgacatcattgaggacctttaaggttgcaatgacacatcc is from Salvelinus alpinus chromosome 16, SLU_Salpinus.1, whole genome shotgun sequence and encodes:
- the LOC139541272 gene encoding proteasome subunit beta type-5-like, producing MALASVLQSESVDFSNYGRQRRGFASGLYETELGLESVGGDSLSFALRTSCSNGDGPDRKIEFLHGTTTLAFKFQHGVIVAVDSRATAGSYIASQTVKKVIEINPYLLGTMAGGAADCSFWERLLARQCRVYELRNKERISVAAASKLLANMVYQYKGMGLSMGTMVCGWDKTGPGLYYVDSEGNRVCGDLFAVGSGSMYAYGIVDSGLKQKDLTVEEACDLGRRAIYQATYRDAYSGGQVNLYHVHSEGWTRVSQSDVLMLHQQYQSEKA